DNA from Verrucomicrobiia bacterium:
TACGAGGAGAAATCCTGAGCCGGGTACGGGGCCGTTTTTTCACGCCTTGTGAAGCCGCTTGCCGAGTGCCGGTTGTACGGGTTTGTGGACACCGCCTACCTGCGGGGACGCAAGCCCGCCGAGGTGGCCCGGGAATTGTGTCAGGGGGGGTGCGACATCCTCCAGCTTCGGGCCAAGGATTGTCCGCCGGAGGTGATCCGGCGGATGGCGGTGGAAGTCCTGCCGGTTACCCGGGATTACGGGGTGCCGCTGGTCATCAATGATCACCCGCAAATCGCCCTGGAGGTGGGCGCGGAGTTCTGCCATCTGGGACAGGAGGATTTTTTTGAGGCGGGCCATCAGCAGGTGGCCGAGCTGGTGCCGGCGGGCGCATCCCTTCAGATCGGCCTTAGCACCCACGCCCCCGAGCAGGCCCGCCGGGCGCTGGCCGCCGGACCGGCTTATATAGCGATTGGGCCGGTTTTTGCCACCGGCACCAAACCCACCGCCAAACCGGTGACGCTGGAATATGTCCGCTGGGCGGCGGCCCATGTGCCGATTCCTTGGTTTGCCATCGGGGGCATCACCCTGGAGAATGTGGCGGCCGTGATGGCCGCGGGTGCCCGGAGGATTTGCGTGGTTTCGGCCATCTTGAATGCGCCCGACGTGGCCGCCGCCTGCCGGGCTTTTCGTCGTGCCCTGGACTTTGGCTCAGGTGCTGCCGGTCAGGCGTAAGAACCAGGGCAGGTTGCGCCAGACCATGTAGAAGAGCAGCACGGCCAGCAGCGCCCAGAGCGTCCAAGGCCGCCGGAAGGGGGTGGGCCAGTCGCGTCCGAAGGCCGCCCGCATGAATTCCCGCAGCACGACGTACGCCAGCAGGGGGGAGAGCACCACCAGCAGGGGGTTGAGCCGCCAGGCGGCGGCCAGGTCCCCATGCAGCAACGCATGGCCGGCCCGCAACCCGCCACAACCCGGGCATTGGAGGCCGGTGGTTTGGTAGAGGAAACATTTGGGGTAGAGGCGGCTTCCTTCCGGATTTACAAAATACAACACTGCCAGCCCGCCCACGGCGAGGAGGAGGGCCAGAGCCGCGGCCCAACGGGCCGGTTTTCGTGCCGGGAGCGGTTCAGCGGGCGCTGGCTGTGCGGTTTCCGGCGGGGGCGTCAGCAGCGGGGGCGGCTCAACGGACGACATGGATCAAGGCATTGGAGAGGGCGGCCACGAGGGTGGCCACCACGGACTCAACCAAACTTAAAATCCCCAGGATCAGCCCCACCACCGCCAGCGTCTGGCTGTGGGTATCCCGCTCGCGGCTGGCCTGAGCCAGGCCCAAGGTGGAGAAAAGGATGGCCAGAAGGTTGACGGGGCAGGCGCAACAACAGAGGCAGGAGCCCAAGAGCGAGAGCAGGCCGAAGACAAAGCCCCACAGGGCCATGGGGTTGGAGGTGGGGGGATGGCTGACGGCCCCAAGCGCCGCGGGGGGTGGAGGGGTCAATTCGGGGAAGGTATGCAGGGGACGCCAGGTGGGCTCCGCTTCGCTTCGGACCAAGGACTGGACATGCAGCCGTCCCTGGGCCAGCCATTGGCGGACCTCCTGCACGCTGGCCGGGCCGTATTCCCGGCCGTCGCCGCCGATTACCCTATACATGGCCTTGCGGTATCAGTTTAACGGCCGGGGGTGATTCTGGTTGCGGCGGGGCAAAAGGATCATGAATGCGCGCCCGGATTCCCATGCTGCATCCATCGGGGGCGTGGCGGCCCGCCTTTGGCTGGGGGGTCTTTGCCGGGAATGATTCATGGGGCCGGGGTGATGCCATGCCGGTTTATTTTTGAAAGGCGCTTTTGATCTCCGGCTTCATGAGGATCGTCAGACCCCAGATGCCAATGGGCAGGCCGATCAGACAGCAGCAACTGTTGCAGCAGGGGATCATGTTAAGAATCAACATGGCCATGGCGAAGCTGTAACTCCGCAGCTTGCGC
Protein-coding regions in this window:
- a CDS encoding DUF2752 domain-containing protein: MSSVEPPPLLTPPPETAQPAPAEPLPARKPARWAAALALLLAVGGLAVLYFVNPEGSRLYPKCFLYQTTGLQCPGCGGLRAGHALLHGDLAAAWRLNPLLVVLSPLLAYVVLREFMRAAFGRDWPTPFRRPWTLWALLAVLLFYMVWRNLPWFLRLTGST
- the thiE gene encoding thiamine phosphate synthase, encoding MKPLAECRLYGFVDTAYLRGRKPAEVARELCQGGCDILQLRAKDCPPEVIRRMAVEVLPVTRDYGVPLVINDHPQIALEVGAEFCHLGQEDFFEAGHQQVAELVPAGASLQIGLSTHAPEQARRALAAGPAYIAIGPVFATGTKPTAKPVTLEYVRWAAAHVPIPWFAIGGITLENVAAVMAAGARRICVVSAILNAPDVAAACRAFRRALDFGSGAAGQA
- a CDS encoding DUF4339 domain-containing protein, which produces MYRVIGGDGREYGPASVQEVRQWLAQGRLHVQSLVRSEAEPTWRPLHTFPELTPPPPAALGAVSHPPTSNPMALWGFVFGLLSLLGSCLCCCACPVNLLAILFSTLGLAQASRERDTHSQTLAVVGLILGILSLVESVVATLVAALSNALIHVVR